A DNA window from Brassica napus cultivar Da-Ae chromosome A4, Da-Ae, whole genome shotgun sequence contains the following coding sequences:
- the LOC125608052 gene encoding cyclin-dependent protein kinase inhibitor SMR10-like, producing MGFSNSGNGLSDQNNLCETELGFSDQSVQEFRPDQDLETKVGEIPNTPREGVKAKKDEEEDLCKTPTRLDQILPKVTNICPPAPRKPKRVPSRSLKVRDSYRSRRMIILNVSREIDCMFNSASLGNKVKKARRI from the coding sequence ATGGGTTTCTCGAACTCTGGAAATGGTCTCTCCGATCAAAACAATCTCTGCGAAACGGAACTAGGGTTTTCAGACCAAAGCGTTCAAGAATTCAGGCCAGATCAAGATCTTGAAACTAAAGTCGGAGAGATACCTAATACTCCACGCGAAGGAGTAAAGgcaaagaaagatgaagaagaagatttatGTAAGACTCCGACACGCCTCGACCAGATTCTCCCGAAGGTTACAAATATTTGTCCTCCGGCGCCGAGGAAGCCTAAGAGAGTTCCGTCGAGAAGTTTGAAGGTTCGAGATTCTTATAGAAGCAGGAGAATGATCATTTTGAATGTTTCTAGAGAGATTGATTGTATGTTTAACTCAGCATCTCTAGGTAACAAAGTTAAGAAAGCCAGACGTATTTGA
- the LOC106391212 gene encoding putative E3 ubiquitin-protein ligase XBAT31, producing the protein MGQSMSCGAKPEHEIFASVQRGDIVTVRRAITADPSVLRQTTAYDRHSLLHVAAASGHIEILSLLLERSSNPDMLNRHKQTPLMLAAMHGRISCLKKLAQVGANVLMFDSVNRRTCLHYAAYYGHADCVQAILSAARSTPVALHWGYARFVNLRDDKGATPLHLAARQRSPDCVNALLDSGSLVCVSTSLYGSPGSTPLHLAARSGSIDCVRKLLAWGADRLQRDASGRIPYVVAMKYKHGACGALLNPSSAEPLVWPSPLKFINELNEEAKLLLEQALMDANMEREKTILNGTDYSLPSPPPSFSDTASDDDNMSQMSDSELCCICFEQVCTIEVKDCGHQMCAQCTLALCCHNKPNPTTSTVTPPVCPFCRSVIARLVVAQNNNKDDKSNSQEEVGDVSSSKLRKHRRSINLGEESSSFMGLSSIGSFGKVTGRGSGRITADNELMNKPIS; encoded by the exons ATGGGGCAGAGCATGAGCTGCGGAGCTAAACCGGAGCACGAGATATTCGCCTCCGTGCAGCGCGGCGACATCGTCACCGTTCGTCGAGCTATAACGGCGGATCCGAGTGTCTTGCGACAGACCACTGCTTACGATCGCCACTCCCTTCTCCACGTCGCCGCTGCTAGTGGCCACATCGAG ATTCTGTCATTGCTTCTGGAACGATCTTCGAATCCAGATATGTTGAATCGCCACAAGCAG ACTCCGTTAATGTTGGCTGCAATGCATGGGAGGATCTCTTGCCTCAAGAAGCTCGCTCAAGTTGGAGCTAAT GTTTTGATGTTTGATAGTGTGAATAGAAGAACATGCTTGCACTACGCAGCTTACTATGGACATGCTGATTGTGTTCAAGCCATTCTCTCTGCTGCTCGCTCAACTCCCGTTGCTCTTCATTG gGGATACGCAAGATTTGTGAATCTTAGAGATGACAAAGGAGCAACACCGTTGCATCTAGCTGCACGTCAGAGAAGTCCTGATTGTGTGAATGCCTTGTTGGACAGTGGCTCTCTTGTTTGTGTTTCTACTAGCCTATACGG GTCTCCAGGGAGCACGCCTCTTCATTTGGCAGCAAGAAGCGGATCTATCGACTGCGTCAGAAAGTTGCTTGCTTGGGGTGCTGATCGTCTCCAGAGAGACGCTTCTGG GAGGATACCTTATGTGGTTGCCATGAAATACAAGCACGGAGCATGTGGAGCGTTGCTTAACCCTTCTTCTGCAGAGCCACTTGTCTGGCCATCGCCGTTAAAGTTCATCAACGAGCTTAACGAGGAGGCGAAACTGCTCTTAGAGCAGGCTCTGATGGATGCTAATATGGAAAGAGAAAAAACCATCCTTAATGGAACTGATTACTCCTTaccatcaccaccaccatctTTCTCCGACACTGCCTCAGATGATGATAACATGTCTCAG ATGAGTGATTCAGAACTGTGCTGCATTTGCTTTGAGCAAGTGTGCACGATAGAAGTAAAAGACTGTGGACACCAAATGTGTGCACAATGCACACTTGCACTTTGCTGTCACAACAAACCGAACCCAACGACCTCAACCGTGACTCCACCGGTCTGTCCGTTCTGTAGAAGTGTCATCGCACGGCTAGTGGTCGCCCAGAACAACAACAAGGACGATAAGAGCAATAGCCAAGAAGAAGTTGGTGATGTAAGCTCGTCAAAACTAAGGAAGCATAGAAGATCgatcaatcttggagaagaaaGCAGCAGTTTCATGGGCCTATCAAGCATTGGATCGTTCGGAAAGGTTACCGGCCGTGGCTCTGGAAGGATCACAGCCGACAATGAGCTGATGAATAAACCGATCTCCTGA